Proteins from a single region of Crassaminicella profunda:
- a CDS encoding aldehyde dehydrogenase family protein — MAKELTHIQRKELDEALEKARKAQAILETYSQEKVDRLCQAVAWAVANRKTFLGLTTMGIEESKLGDYESRINKRFKIRGILRDALRSKSVGIIEEIPEKGLVKYAKPVGVIGSVVPTTNPALTPAGTAVYAIKARDAVIFSPHPRAKNTSFETVRLMREALKKEGAPEDILQCLQNVNMTMTQTLMAECDLVLATGGQGLVRAAYSSGTPAYGVGAGNSTMVIDETANLEEAARNTRLSKTSDFGSGCSADGNLVVDSRIYDDFLKQLEVEGAYIANEEEREMLRKVMWDDEGHRLADTVAIAPQKLAKIAGFEIGEDRKFIAVIGDGVGKGYLFSGEKLTTLLAIHKYEGFENALKMIEKIYDYGGKGHSCGIYSFDDEHIHQLAMLAPVSRMMVRQPQSKANAGSFTNGMPMTSSLGCGTWGGNVVSENVNLKHYMNITWVSKPISEDRPSDAELFGEFYNAELEE; from the coding sequence ATGGCAAAAGAATTAACCCATATTCAAAGAAAAGAGTTAGATGAAGCTTTAGAGAAAGCAAGAAAAGCACAGGCAATTCTTGAAACATATTCACAAGAGAAAGTAGATAGATTATGTCAGGCAGTAGCTTGGGCTGTAGCAAACAGGAAAACGTTTTTAGGATTGACTACTATGGGAATTGAAGAAAGTAAGCTAGGTGATTATGAAAGTAGAATTAATAAGAGATTTAAAATTCGTGGTATACTAAGAGATGCATTACGTTCTAAGAGTGTAGGGATTATCGAGGAAATTCCTGAAAAAGGATTAGTAAAATATGCTAAACCTGTTGGGGTAATCGGTTCTGTAGTACCTACAACTAATCCAGCATTAACTCCTGCGGGAACAGCTGTATATGCTATAAAAGCAAGAGACGCTGTTATCTTTTCACCTCATCCAAGAGCTAAAAATACTTCTTTTGAAACAGTAAGATTAATGAGAGAAGCGTTAAAAAAAGAAGGCGCTCCTGAAGATATTTTACAATGTTTACAAAATGTAAATATGACAATGACACAAACATTAATGGCTGAATGTGATCTTGTTTTAGCTACTGGAGGACAAGGACTTGTTAGAGCCGCTTATAGTTCAGGAACACCTGCTTATGGTGTAGGAGCTGGAAATTCAACTATGGTAATTGATGAGACAGCTAATCTTGAAGAGGCTGCTAGAAATACAAGATTAAGTAAGACTTCTGACTTTGGTTCAGGTTGTTCAGCAGATGGAAACTTAGTAGTAGATTCTAGAATTTATGATGATTTCCTTAAGCAACTTGAAGTTGAGGGTGCATATATTGCAAATGAAGAAGAAAGAGAAATGCTTAGAAAAGTTATGTGGGATGATGAAGGTCATAGATTAGCTGATACAGTAGCTATTGCACCACAAAAGTTAGCAAAAATCGCTGGATTTGAAATTGGAGAAGATAGAAAGTTTATTGCTGTAATTGGTGATGGTGTAGGAAAAGGATATTTATTTTCAGGAGAAAAATTAACAACATTACTAGCTATTCATAAGTATGAAGGATTCGAAAATGCATTGAAGATGATTGAAAAGATTTATGATTACGGTGGAAAAGGTCATTCATGTGGAATATACTCTTTTGATGATGAGCATATACATCAGTTAGCAATGCTGGCTCCTGTAAGTAGAATGATGGTTAGACAACCTCAATCAAAAGCAAATGCTGGATCCTTTACAAATGGTATGCCTATGACATCAAGTCTTGGATGCGGAACTTGGGGTGGAAATGTTGTATCAGAAAATGTTAACTTAAAGCATTATATGAATATAACATGGGTATCAAAGCCTATTTCAGAGGATAGACCATCAGATGCAGAATTATTTGGAGAATTTTATAACGCTGAACTTGAAGAATAG